The Haloplanus vescus genomic sequence GGCGTGGACCATCCGCACCGCCTCGCGGACGCCGCCACACTTCATGAGCTTCAGGTTCACGATGTCGACCCGGTCGGCCACCTGTGCGATATCGGGGAGCGTGACGCAGGACTCGTCGGCGGCGACAGGGAGCGCGCTCCGTCCGGTGACGCGGCGGAGGCCCTCGGGGTTCTCGGCGGGCACGGGTTGCTCGACGAACTCGACGCCGAGGTCGGCCAGCCACTCGCTCTTCCGAATCGCCTCCGCGGGCGTCCACGCCTCGTTGGCGTCGACGCGAACCGTCGCCTCGGGGGCGGCCTCGCGAACTGCTTCGACGCGCTCCCGGTCGCGGGCCGTCCCCAGTTTCACCTTGAGCACGTCGTACCCCGCGTCGACGGCGTCCGCGGCAGCCTCGCCCATCGCCTCGGGGTCGTCGATGGCGACGGTGTATGAGGTGGGCGGCGCTCGCTCGGCGTCGAGGCCGAGGTAGCGGTAGAGCGGAATCCCGAGGCGACGCGTCGCTAGGTCGTGACACGCGACGCTCACCGCCGCCCGCGCGGCGGGGTTGTCGCGGACAACGTCCCGGAGTTCGCGCTCGATTCGGTCGAGGGCAAGGGGGTCGTCGACGCCCTCCACCGCCTCCAGCAGGTCGGGCAGGACCGCACACACGGTGTCCGCCGTCTCGCCGTAGTGTGGGTCAGGTGCCGCGGCGCCGATACCCGTCTGTCCCGCGTCGTCGCGGACGCGCACGACCACCGTCTCGACGGCCGCCTTCGACCCGCGCGAGATGGTGAAGTCGCCGTCGATGGGGAGGCGTTCGCGTTCGAACGTCGCGTCGATCATAGCGCGTCCAGAATCTGGTCGACGCCGAAGCGGACGGGGTCGGTCGCCGGTGCGCCGATGGCGTCGGCGTAGTCGTCGACTGCCGCCTCGGCGGCCGCGTCGTCGTCGAGAGCGCGCGTGTCGAGGGCGCCGGCCACCACCTCCGCGGGGGCGACGGGGTCTGCCAGATTCTCGTAGAGGTCGACGTACGTCTCCGCGGGCGGGATGGCGAAGTCCTCGTAGCCGTGGATGGACTCGCGCCCGGCGCTGTGGGTGAGGACGAGGGCGTCGGGCATCGCGCCGTGGAGCAGGCTACAGGTGACACCGGAGTAGGCGGGGTGGACGATGGTGCCCTGTCCCTCCACGAAGAGGACGTCGTGTTCCTCGGCGGCGTCGAGAATCATGCGTTCGACGGCGCCCGCGGCGAAGTCGGCGATGACGCGGTCGACGGGAATCCCCCAGCCAGCGATCATGATGCCCGTCTGGCCCGTGGGGACGAAGCCGGCGTCGATGCCGCGTTCGCGCGCGGCGGCGACGAGTTCGAGCGTCGTCGTCATCTTGCCCGTCGAGCAGTCGGTGCCGACGGTCAACACCACGTCGGCGTCGACGTCGCGGGCGCGCCCCTCGCTCACGGTGAGGTCCTCCGGCGGGCGGCGCACGTCGATGAGGTCGACGCCGTGGTCGGCGGCCAGCGCCGCGAACTCGTCGTCGTCTTCGAGGAAGTAGTGGAGGCCGGACACCACGTCACAGCCGGCTTCGATGGCCGCTCGCACGTCGGCGCGCCACGACTCGTCGAACCCGCCGCCGATGGGGGCGATGCCGATGAGGAGCGCGTCGGGGTCCGTCACGTCGAGGGCGTCCGCCAT encodes the following:
- a CDS encoding dipeptide epimerase; protein product: MIDATFERERLPIDGDFTISRGSKAAVETVVVRVRDDAGQTGIGAAAPDPHYGETADTVCAVLPDLLEAVEGVDDPLALDRIERELRDVVRDNPAARAAVSVACHDLATRRLGIPLYRYLGLDAERAPPTSYTVAIDDPEAMGEAAADAVDAGYDVLKVKLGTARDRERVEAVREAAPEATVRVDANEAWTPAEAIRKSEWLADLGVEFVEQPVPAENPEGLRRVTGRSALPVAADESCVTLPDIAQVADRVDIVNLKLMKCGGVREAVRMVHAARAHGLEVMLGCMVESTASLAAACHLAPLVDYVDLDGALLLAENPYDGPSYAGGSLAFPDRPGTGVRSD
- a CDS encoding DUF1611 domain-containing protein is translated as MSTSLEPDDEVVVLAHEQFPNRAKTAVGVLRYADYDVTAVLDRACAGDTVDDHVPGVSDAPIVAEMADALDVTDPDALLIGIAPIGGGFDESWRADVRAAIEAGCDVVSGLHYFLEDDDEFAALAADHGVDLIDVRRPPEDLTVSEGRARDVDADVVLTVGTDCSTGKMTTTLELVAAARERGIDAGFVPTGQTGIMIAGWGIPVDRVIADFAAGAVERMILDAAEEHDVLFVEGQGTIVHPAYSGVTCSLLHGAMPDALVLTHSAGRESIHGYEDFAIPPAETYVDLYENLADPVAPAEVVAGALDTRALDDDAAAEAAVDDYADAIGAPATDPVRFGVDQILDAL